In Mytilus galloprovincialis chromosome 1, xbMytGall1.hap1.1, whole genome shotgun sequence, the following are encoded in one genomic region:
- the LOC143057142 gene encoding uncharacterized protein LOC143057142, producing the protein MAEEDDNFVSKFTDLSTLPVNGHGGPDSGSSRLTNGHDSTRELPPVPNDFRPSLPVNPPRMIPPRITVSRPPSVISKFIPEHDITIPNDGNVSKFTVEELLTFLKHMGVSDRIVNHLRKKSVDGKRFSRLSDSELENVGIKNPIIIYFRDKSSAKSKKSAPFML; encoded by the exons ATGGCAGAGGAGGACGATAATTTTGTCAGTAAATTTACGGATTTGTCAACACTACCAGTCAATGGTCACGGAGGGCCAGACAGTGGGTCATCACGACTGACTAACGGTCATGACAG TACCAGAGAACTTCCACCAGTGCCAAATGACTTTCGTCCATCACTTCCGGTTAATCCACCAAGGATGATTCCTCCACGGATAACAGTCAGCAGACCACCATCag taatttccAAGTTTATCCCAGAACATGACATAACCATTCCAAATGACGGGAACGTATCAAAGTTTACAGTAGAAGAACTCTTAACATTCCTCAAACATATGGGAGTTAGTGATAGAATAGTTAACCATTTAAGGAAGAAAAGTGTGGACGGTAAAAGATTTTCAAGACTTAGTGATTCAGAATTGGAAAATGTAGGGATTAAAAATCCcataataatatattttagaGACAAAAGCAGTGCCAAATCTAAAAAGTCAGCACCATTTATGTTGTAA